Proteins encoded in a region of the Saccharothrix ecbatanensis genome:
- a CDS encoding nucleoside deaminase, giving the protein MTAHVPDETLVEAALEVAALAPRTGDIPIGAVVYAPDGAELARACNAREALGDPTAHAEVLALRAAAAAYGDGWRLTGCTLAVTVEPCTMCAGALVLARVSRVVFGAWEPRTGAVGSLWDVVRDRRLNHRPEVVGGVLEDRCAALMESFFADM; this is encoded by the coding sequence GTGACGGCTCACGTGCCGGACGAGACCCTGGTCGAAGCCGCCCTCGAAGTCGCCGCCCTGGCGCCGAGGACCGGCGACATCCCGATCGGCGCGGTCGTCTACGCACCGGACGGCGCCGAACTGGCCAGGGCCTGCAACGCCCGCGAAGCCCTGGGCGACCCGACCGCGCACGCCGAGGTCCTGGCCCTCCGTGCCGCCGCGGCGGCCTACGGCGACGGCTGGCGGCTCACCGGCTGCACTCTCGCCGTGACGGTCGAACCGTGCACCATGTGCGCCGGCGCCCTGGTACTGGCCCGAGTGTCGCGCGTCGTCTTCGGCGCCTGGGAACCCCGCACCGGAGCCGTCGGCTCCCTCTGGGACGTAGTCCGCGACCGCCGCCTCAACCACCGGCCCGAAGTGGTCGGCGGTGTCCTGGAGGACCGGTGCGCGGCGCTGATGGAGTCCTTCTTCGCCGACATGTGA